The Anaeromyxobacter diazotrophicus genome contains the following window.
CCTGACGCTCTTGCCGGAGGGGCTGCGCGAGGTCTCCCGCGTCACCGGCATGGAGCCGGGGCCGCTGCGGCTCCTCGTCAACGGCGCGGTGCTGCTCGCGGTGATCCTCTTCCTGCCGAACGGGCTCGTGTCGCTGCCGGAGCGGATCCGCGCCTGGCGCGCCGAGCGGAGGGCCGCCCGTGCTGCTCTCGGTTGAGGCGGTCTCGCGCGCCTTCGGCGGCGTCCGCGCCGTCGACGGCGCGACCTTCGGGCTCGCGGCGGGCGAGGTGCACGGCCTCATCGGCCCGAACGGCGCCGGCAAGACGACGCTGCTCAACATCGTCTCGGGCCTCCTGCGCCCCACCTCCGGCCAGATCCGGCTCGACGGCACGCGCACCGACGGGCTGGCGCCGCACCGGGTGGCGGCGCTCGGGGTGACCCGCACCTTCCAGAACATCCGCCTCTTCCCGCAGCTCTCGGCGCTCGAGAACGTGCTGGTGGGCGAGCACCTGCGCCGCGACGCGCCGCTGTGGCGGCGCATGGTCTTCCACCCCGCGGCGGCGCGCGAGGAGCGGGCGGCCCGCGAGCGCGCGCTGGCGCTGCTCGAGCGCGTCCGCCTGGCGGATCGCGCCGGGGAGCGGGCGGGCACCCTCTCGTACGGCGAGCAGCGCCGGGTCGAGATCGCCCGCGCGCTGGGGGCCGAGCCGCGGGTGCTGCTGCTCGACGAGCCGACGGCAGGGATGAACCCGGCGGAGGTGGAGCAGGTGGCGGGGCTCATCCGCGAGGTGGCCAAGCTGGGCCACTCGGTGCTGCTGGTGGAGCACAACGTGCCGCTCGTCTCGAAGGTTTGCGACCGGGTCACGGTGCTGAACTTCGGCCGCGTCATCGCCGACGGCACGCCGGCCGAGGTGATGCGCGATCCGGCGGTGGTGGACGCCTACCTGGGGACGCGCCGATGAGCGAGGCGGGAGCGCCGCTGCTGGAGGTGGTGGACCTGCAGGTGGCCTACGGCCACGTGCAGGCGGTGCGGGGCATCTCCTTCACCGTCCCGGACCGCGCCGTCGTGACCCTCATCGGGCCGAACGGCGCGGGCAAGAGCAGCACGCTCGGCGCGATCGCGGGCCTCCTCCGCCCGCGCGGGGGGACGGTGCGGCTCGCGGGCCGCGACGTGACCGGGCTCCCGGCGCACACGGCGGTGGCGGCGGGCCTGGTGCTCGTGCCCGAGGGGCGCGCCATCCTGGCCCGCATGACCATCGAGGAGAACCTGGTCCTCGCCGCCGAGAGCCGCCCCCAGGCGCTGCCGCCGGCGGAGCGGCCGGCGGCCATCGAGGCGCAGTACGCCCGCTTCCCGGTGCTGGGCGAGCGGCGCCGCGCGCTGGCGGGCACGCTCTCGGGCGGCGAGCAGCAGATGCTGGCCATCGCCCGCGGCCTCCTGGCCCGCCCGCGCCTGCTCATGCTGGACGAGCCGTCGATGGGCCTGGCGCCGCAGCTGGTGGACCGCATCTTCGACCTGGTCGCGGAGATCCACCGCGAGGGGACGACCATCCTGCTGGTGGAGCAGAACGCCCGCACGGCGCTGGCGGTCTCCGACCACGGCTACGTCCTCGAGCGCGGCCAGATCGCCCTCTCCGGCCCCTGCTCCACCCTCGCCTCCGACCCCCGCGTCCAGGCCGCCTACCTCGGCGGCGACGTGGAGTGAGGTCGCGGTTCGCGGTTCGAGGTCGCGGTTCGAGGTCGCGGTTCGAGGTCGAGGTCGAGGTCGAGGTCGAGGTCGAGGTCGAGGTCGAGGTGCCGCCACGTTCCTACCCTGGCCGCCCCGCGCCCGCGCGCGCGTCGGCGCCCGTGCTCCGCGCCGCGCCAGCTGCTCCCGAGGCCGGAACGCGCACCGCGGTCCACTCGACGCGGCTGCGGAATCTTGCACCGCGGCGCCTGCGCGCCGCGGTGCTTCGGTCAGTCCTCGCCGCGACGCGGGCCACTCGGCGCGTTCCGGCGAACCTGGCGCTGGTGGCGGCGCTCCGCAATGGCGCCTCGTGCGCGCGCGGGCGCGGTGCGGCACCGGCCGGCGCGGATGGCGCCCTCGTGCGCGCGCGGGCGCGGTGCGGCACCGGCCGGCGCGGAGGGATGGCGCCTCGTGCGCGCGCGGGCGCGGTGCGGCACGGGCGGTGCGCCGTGCCGCACGTGAGCGCCCGGACTCACCTCGCCAGCGCGCGCAGCATGTGCTTCACCCGGACCGCGAGCGCCTGCGCGCGCCGCGCGGGCTCGGCCGCGAGCGCCCCGATGGCGTGCGCCAAATCCACGGCGCCGACCACCTCGTGCAGCGAGCCGTTGGCGAGCGCGAAGTGCTTGCGCCGCATGGGGCCGCTGTCGCTGGGAAGGCCTTCGCAAAGGTTCAGGAAGACCGACTTCGCCGCGCGCGTGGCCTGGTCGCGAAGCTCCGCATCCGCGATGCGCGAAGCGTGCACGAGCGCCGCGAGCTCGCGCGCCGCAACGTAAACATCGAGACTTTGAAACGGGAGCGCCTCGACCTCGACGGCATTTGGAAGATGAGCCATTTCCGCCTCCTCACGCGAAGCAGGGAGGCGGAAATGGCGAGCGCCCCATGTGCCGTCGAGGTCGAGGTCGAGGTCGATGGTCGAGGTCGATGGTCGAGGTCGATGGTCGAGGTCGAGGTCGAGGTCGATGGTCGAGGTCGATGGTCGAGGTCGAGGTCGAGGTCGAGGTCGAGGTCGAAGGTCGAGGTCGATGGTCGATGGTCGATGGTCGAGGTCGAGGTCGAGGTCGAGGTCGAAGGTCGACGGCCGAAGGTCGCCCCCCTCACCTCCTCAGCTTCACCGCCGTCACCGCGTCCCCCCCCTCGTGCCTCTCCCCCGGCCCGAAGCTCGCCACGTACGGCGACGCCCCCAGGTGCTCCCGCAGCGCCTGCTTCAGCGCGCCGGTGCCGTGCCCGTGCAGGATGACCGCCTCGGGTGCCCCCTCCGCGTAGAGCCGGTCGAGGAACCGGTCCACCTCACGGAGCAGCTCGTCCACCCGCAGCCCCCGCGCGTCGAGGCGGCGGTCGGGCAGGACCACGGCGGCGGGGCGCGCCTCCTCGGCGGCGTCGAGCTTCTCGGCGCGGCTCTTGCCGAAGCCGGGGGCGGCGGGCGCCTTGCCCTTGAGGGGCAGGAGGTCCGCGCGCGGCCGGCGCACCTTGAGGGCGCCGGCGCGGACGAGCGCCTCGTCCCCGGACACCTCCAGCACCTCGGCGTCCTGGCCGAGCGAGACGATGCGGACGCGGGCGCCCTTGCGGAGCTCGCCGCCGGGCTCCGCCTCGACCCCGGCGCGGGCCTGCGCGTCCGCGGCGCGCGAGGCCTGCGCGACGGTGGCGCGCCAGGCGTCGAGCTGCTTCTGCGTCTCGCCCGCCTTGCGCAGGGTGGGGGCGGCCTGCAGCTCGGCGAGCACGCGCGCCACCTCCCCACGCGCGGCCTCGAGCTCCTCGGCCAGCGCCTCGCCCATCCGCGCCGCGGCCTCGCGCTCGGCCCGGCGCGCCGCCTCCTCGCTGGCGCGGGCGCGCGCCTCGGCTGCGGCGGCGGCCGCCCGGGCCTCCTCCGCCCCGCGCCGCTCGGCGGCGAGCCGGGCGCGCTCCTCCTCCAGGGCGCGCAGCGCCTGGGTGAGCGCGCCGCCCTGGCCGGTCAGCGCGGCCCGGGCCCGCTCCACCACCGACGGCGCGAGCCCCACCCGCTGCGCCACCTCGAGCGCGGAGGAGCTGCCCGGCGAGCCGAGGTGGAGCTGGTAGGTGGGGGCGAGCCGTTCGGCATCGAAGCCGACGCGCGCGTTGGCGAACCGCTCGTCGGTGAGGGCGAGCGCCTTGAGCTCGTCGAGGTGGGTGGTGACGAGCACCTGGGCCCGGCGCTCCAGCAGGTCCTCCAGGATGGCGGTGGCGAGCGCGGCGCCCTCGCGCGGGTCGGTGTCGGCCGCGATCTCGTCCACCAGCACGAGCGAGCGGGGCCCGGCGCCCTGGGCGATGTCGCGGACGCTGGTGAGGTGGGCGGTGAAGGTGGAGAGGTCGCGGGCGAGGTCGCCGCGCTCGTCGATGGCGGCCCGCACCTCGGCGTAGAACGGCAGCCGCGAGCCCTGGGCGGCGGGGATGGGCAGGCCGGCGCGGAGCAGGCAGGCCGAGAGCCCGACCGCCGTGATGGTGACCGTCTTCCCGCCGCCGTTCGGGCCGGAGACGATGAGGGCGCGGCGCGGCGCCTCGAGGCGCACGTGGCTCGCCACCACCTTCTTCCCCTGCAGCACGAGCAGCGGGTGGCGCAGCGACAGGAGCTCGAAGCCGGCGTCGGGGGCGCACACCTCGGGCGCGTGCGCGTCGAGCTCGGCGGCGAGCCGCGCCTCGGCCTCGAGGAGGTCGAGCCGCCCCAGGACCTCGAGGTCGGCGAGGAGCTCGGCGGCGCGGCGCGAGACGCCCTCCGACAGCTCGCGCAGGATGCGCGCCTCCTCCTCGGCGGCCATCGCGCTCGCGATGGTGAGCTCGTTGCCCATGTCCACCATGGGCTCGGGCTCCACGAACAGCGTCTGGCCGGACTGCGACGCGTTGTGGACGATGCCGGGGACCTGGGAGCGCGAGCTCGCCAGGATGGGCAGCACGTACCGCTCGTCGCGGATGGTGAAGTACCGGTCGCGCAGGTGGCGCTGCATCCCCTCGTCGGCGAGCAGCTCCTCCACCCGCTGCTTGAGCGCGCGGTGCAGGCCCCGCACCCGGTCGCGCAGCGCGCCGAGCTCCGGGCTGGCGCGGTCGGAGACGGCGCCGGAGGGCTCGATGGCGCGCTCGACCCGGTCCGCCAGCCGCTCGTCCCCGGAGAGCCCCTGCGCGATGGCCCACAGCCGCTGGCTCTGGGCGGCGCGCGCCTCGAGGAAGCGCCGGGTGCGCGCGGCGGCCCGGACCAGCGAGGCGCACTCGCGCAGCGCCGCCGGCTCCAGGACGCCCCCCTTGCCGGCGCGGTCGACGTGCTCCTCCGGCGCGCCCGACATCCCGAGGGGGAGGGTGAGCCGCGCCTCGCCGAGCTGCCGCGCCTCCTCCACCTGGGCCAGCGCCTCGCGGACCTCCGCGGCCGAGGCGAGGAAGGAGAGCGCCTCGGCGCGCCGGCGGCCGGCGGGCAGCCGGCACTCCCCGGCGAGGGCGCGGACCACCTCGGGCCAACCGAGGTGGGTGAGGCTGGACTGGGAGGAGGTGTTCACGTCGTGTCTGGGTGCTAGAGTGTGGGGGGCGAGCGCGCCGGCGGGCGGCTCGTCACCATGCGAGGAGGATCGCATGACGCGGGCGAGCGTGATCGTGAGCCTGTGGCTGCTCCTGACGGGCGGCATCGGCGACGCCGCGCTCACCGGCGATCGCTCCCCGCTCTGGCTGCTCGCCTTCTACTTCGGCATCTCGCTCCTCACCGCGGGCGCGCTGTGGCTGGAGTACCGGGACGACGACGCGCCTCGCGCCGGGCTGTCCCGGCGGAGGCGCGAGCGCCTCTACCATTACGATTGAGCAAGGCGCCGGGCAAGCCCCGCCGCCCGGGACCGCTTCATCTCGACCCCGAGTTGGGGTAGAGGTCCCGAGCACGGCTCCGATCACGACGGCGGTGACGACTTGCAGGTAGAGGCTCCGACCGGATCGCTCCACGAACGTTCTCCTTCGGCCCGGGCGCACGCCCGGGCGCTGGGCTGCGCCCTGGCGGCCGCCGCGGTGGTGCTCGGTTGCGCGGCGCACCGGGTGACGGAGCCTCCTCCACCTCCGGTCGTACCGGCGCCGCCGGCGGTGGAGCCCTCCCCACCGCCCGTGGACGCGGCGCGCGAGCTGGCGCTCGGCCGCGAGGCCCGGCGCGCGGGGCGCCTGGCGGAGGCGCGCGAGCACCTCGCCGCGGCTGCCGACGCCGATCCCTCCGCGGCCGAGCCCCGCCTGGACCTCGCGGAGCTGCTGCTCGACGACGGGAAGGAGCTCGACGCGGCGGGCGATCTCCTCCGGCAGTCCCAGCTCCTGCACCACGACCCGGCGCGCCTGGCCCGGCTGTGCGGCGCGCTCGGGGAGCTGCGCGGTGACGATGCCTACGCCGTCGAGGCCTACCAGTCCGCCCTCGAGGTCGAGCCCGACCTCGACCTGCGCCTCCGCCGCGGCCTCCTGCTGGCGCGGCTCGGCCGGGGGCCGGAGGCGGAGCTCGAGCTGGCGCGGGTCGTGGCGGACCGCCCCGCGGAGCGGGCCGCGCGCGGCGCCCTGGCGACGCTGCTCGAGCGCGCCGGCCGGCGCGATGCCGCGGAGCACCAGCTCGCGGTGATGGCGGCGCTCTCGCCCTCCGAGCCCGCGCCGGTGCACGACCTCCTCGCCTTCTACCGGCGCCGGGGCGAGTCGGGCCACGCCGCGGCCGTCGAGCGCTGGGCGCGCGCGCTGGAGGGCGGGCAGCGCAAGCTGCGCCCGCTCCTGCCCGCGCGGCGTTGACCCGGCGCCCAGGACTCAGCGGGGCCCCAGCGTCGGCGCGGCGGCGCGCTCGGGCCGGCCGGCGAGCGCCGCCAGCACGGCGCCGATCGCGAACCCGCGCGGCACCCCGGCGGCGAGGGCGACCGCCGCCACCGGCCAGGGCGTGTCGAGCCACACGAAGGTCATGAGCACCGCCGAGAAGAGCCAGAACCCAGTCACCGCCGCCCCGAGCGCGAGGGCGCGCCGCCGCGCGTGCTCGGTGGCGATGAGCGCGATCACCGCGATGATCCCGCTCACGCAGGAGGTGGCGATGCCCACTGCGACCGGGGAGAGCGCCTGGAACGCCTCCGGCATGTCGGCGGTGCGGAGGTAGGGCGGGGTCGTCGCCGGGAGCTGGGCGGTGGCCACGTCGAAGACCGCGTGGAGCGCGGCGGCGAGCAGGCCGAGGCCGGCGAGCCGGGCGCGGCCGAGCGGGGCGGGGCGTTCGTTCACGTGAGGGTGGCCTCCTCGAAGCCGGCCGCGGGGCGCGGCGCCGCCGAGCTTACCCGGTCTGGGTGGCCGGTGCGGAGCGGCGTGCCTAACCTCGAAAAAAGGGAGGAGGAACGCCGGCGTGTCACCCGCGGGGCACCATCCCATGCGCAGTCAGCGCGGTCACCTCCGGCTCGCGTACACTCCGCCTGCGGACGCGCCGCCGCGCGCCCGCGCCCTGCAGCTCCTGCGCGCGATGATCGCCCGGCTCCGCATCTTCTTCACGAACCTGCTCGCGCTGGCGGGCGCCGTCCTCGCGCTGGCCCCGCTCCTCGTCCGCCGCGGGCCCGTCGGCCACCGCACCCAGGTGCCGCGCCCGGCCGCGCGGGTCATCCCGCTGCCGCCCCGCCGCCGCGCCTCCCCGCCGTAGCGGCGGCCGGCCGGACGGAGGGCGCTCGGCCCGTTAAGCAGGCACCGGCATGCGCGTCGGGATCGCCACCGAGTACTACTACCCGAGCATCGGCGGGGTGCAGGAGCACGTGCACCACTTCGCGCGCGAGGCGCGGCGGCTCGGACACAGCGTCAAGATCCTCACCAGCGCCATGCCGGACCTGCCGGCCCCCGAGGGCGAGGCGGCGGGACCGGACGTGCTGCGCCTCGCCCGGAGCCGGCCGCTGTTCGGGAACGGCAGCTTCGGGCGCGTCTCGCTGGGGCCGCGGCTGGCCCGGGCCGTGCGGGAGACGCTGGCCCGGGAGCGGTTCGACGTCCTGCACGTCCACTGTCCGCTCACGCCGGTCCTGCCCTTCGTCGCCCTCCACTACGCCGACTGCCCGGTGGTGGGCACGTTCCACACCCACTTCCGGCCCGGGGCGCTCTTCGCCCTCACCCGCCGCGCGCAGCAGCGATACCTCGACCGCCTCGACGCCGCCGTGGCGGTCTCGCGCGCCTGCCTCCGGGCGTTCGAAGGGCGCCTCCGGGCCGATTTCCGGATCATCCCGAACGGCGTGGACGTGGAGCGCTTCGGCCGCGGCCGGCCGCTCCGGCGCTTCGCGGACGGCCGCCTCAACGTGCTGTGGGTGGGGCGCCTCGAGCCGCGCAACGGGCTCGAGGGGCTCCTCGCGGCGTTCGCGGCGCTGCGCGCCGGCGCGGAGGCGCGGCTCCTGGTGGTGGGCGACGGGCCGCTGCGGCCGCGCTACGAGGCGCTGGTGCCGGAGGAGCTCCGCGAGGACGTGGTGTTCGCCGGGCGGCTGGTGGAGGAGCGGCCGGACTGGTACGCCTCGGCCGACGTGTACTGCGCGCCCGCCACCATCGCCAGCTTCGGCGTCACGCTCCTCGAGGCCATGGCGGCGGGGAAGCCCATCCTGGCCTCCGACATCGACGGCTTCCGCGAGGTCATGACGCACGGGCAGGAGGGCGAGCTCCTCCCGCCCGGCGAGCCCGAGGCCTGGGCGCGGGCGCTCCTGCGCCTCGCGCGCGACCCGGCGCGCGGCGCGGCCTACGGCGAGCACGGGCGGCGCACGGTGCAGCGCTACGCCTGGCCGCGGGTCACCTCCGAGGTGCTGGGGCTCTACCGCTCGATCGGTGTCGCCGGATGATGCCCTGGCGCAAGCGGCTCCTCCTCGCGCTGGCCGTCGCGGCCGGGGTGGCGCTCCTCGCCGGGGGCGCGGCGGCCCTGGCGCGCGGCCACCGCGCGGTGGGCGCGGCGCTCGCCCTGGCCGCGCTGGCCGGCGGCGCGGCGGCGCTCCAGGCCTGCTGGGTGCGCTTCGATCTCACCGGCGCGTCGCTGCGCCGCGGCCGGCGCGACCTCCGCCAGGTGGCGCTCACCTTCGACGACGGGCCCTCCGCCGACACCCCGGCCGTGCTGGAGGCGCTCGACGGGGCGGGGGTGCGGGCCACCTTCTTCGTCCTGGGCGAGCACGCGCTCCGCCACCCCGAGCTCGTGCGCGAGGTGGCGCGGCGCGGACACCTCGTGGCGCTCCACGGCCACCGCCACAGGAAGCTCCACCTGGCCGGCCCGCGGGCGGTGGCCGAGGAGGTGGACCTCGGCCGCGCGGCGGTGCGGGCGGCCGGGGTCGAGCCGGCGCCGTTCTTCCGCGCCCCGCACGGCTTCAAGGGCCCCTGGCTGCAGCGGGCGCTGCGGCGGCGGGGGCTCACGCTCGTGGGCTGGACGCGCGGCGTGTGGGACACCGAGCTCCCGGGTGCGGACGCCATCGCGGCGCGCGCCGCCGCGCGGCCCCGGGGAGGGGAGATCCTGCTCCTCCACGACGGGTGTGGGACGGCCGGCCGGGACCCGCGCCGGGAGCAGACGGCGGCCGCGCTGCCCGAGCTGGTGCGGCGCTGGCGCGAGGCGGGCTTCGAGTTCGTGACCATCGACGCGCTCGCCGCGCGCCGCGAGGCGCCGGCCCGCGGGCGCCTGGCGCGCCTCCTCGGGCTCGCCGCGCTCGCGGCGCTGGTGGTCCTCGCCGGGCGCAACCTCGACCCCGCCGAGCTGCGGCGCGCGCTCGCCGCCGCGAGCCCCGGCCTCCTCGCCGCCGCGGCCTGCGCGAACCTCGCCGCGCTCGCCCTGCAGGCGGGGCGCTGGCTCGCCGTCGTCCACCCGGTCGAGCCGCGCGCCCGGGCCCGGGACGCCTTCTTCGCGCTGGTGGCGGGGTACGCGGTGGGGCTCGTCGTGCCGGCGCGCGCCAGCGACCTCGCCCGCGCGCACCTCATGGCGCGGCGCACCGGCGCCTCGATGGCCACCCTCGCCGCGACCGCCGTGGTGGACCACCTGCTCGGCTCGGTGGCGCTCTTCGCCGTCCTGGGCCTCATGGCGGCCCTCTCCGGCCTCCCGCTGTGGCTGCGCAGCGCGGGCACGGCGGCCTTCGCGGTCGCGGTGGGGGCGCTCGCCGCGCTGTGGCTCCTGCGGCCGCGCGGCGAGGCGGCGGACGCGCCCAGCCACGGCCCGCGGGCGATGCTGGCGCGGCTCCGCCACGGGCTCACCGCGGTCGGGCGTCCCCGGGCGCTGCTCCTCTCCTGGGGCTTCGCGCTCGGCGGCTGGGGCGCCGAGGGGCTCATCGGGTGGCTCTCGCTGCGCGCCTTCGGGCTGCCCGCCACGATGGAGCTCGCGCTGCTCGTCGTGCTCGCCACCACGCTCTCGTCGGCGGCGTCGGTCTCGCCGGGCAACGCCGGCGCCTTCGAGCTCGCCTGCGTGCTGGCGCTCTCGAGCGCCGGCGTCGCCCGCGAGCCCGCCCTGGCGTTCGCGCTCGGGTACCACGCGGTGCACCTCGTCCCCGTGGCCCTGATCGGGGGCGGCTGGCTCCTCGCGCAGGGGCACCGCGGCAGCCTCGCGCGCGAACCGTCGTAGTAACCTCCTCCGGTGCCCGGGAGCCCCCTCCGTCCCCCGCGCCCTGCCGCGCCCGACGCCCTCGCGGTGGCGGCGCTGGTCGAGCGCGCCGTCGCCGGCGACCCGGCCGCGCTGCGCGCGCTCTACGACCGGCACCGGCCGGCGGTGCACCGCCTGGCCCGCGGGTTCGCCGAGCTCGACCCCGACGAGGCCGAGGACGTGGTGCAGGAGACGTTCGTGCGCGCGTTCCGGAGCCTGGCCCGCCTCGCCGACCGGGCGCGGTTCGGCGCGTGGCTGCTCGCCATCGCCCGCAACCGGGCGCTGACGCGGCTCGCGCGGCACCGCGCCTCGCGGCAGCTCGCGGAGGAGCTGGCCCAGGAGCCGGAGGCCGCCGCGCCCGAGGCCGAGCCGCTGGAGGAGGGCGTCGCCGCCGAGGTCGAGGTGGTGCGGCGGGTCATCGCCGAGCTGCCGGAGGGCGCCGAGAAGGAGACGGTGCGCCTCTTCTACCTGGAGGGGCGCCTCTCGGCGCGCGAGATCGCCGAGCGGATGGGGGTCGGGAAGAGCGCCATCACCATGCGGCTCGAGCGCTTCCGGGCCAAGGTGAAGCGGCGCGTGCTGGCCGAGGTGGCCAGGGCGCGGGGCGAGGGGTCCTAGGGAGGGGCGAGGCCCTCCGCGCACCTGGCGCGGGGATCGGTAGGGCGGGGGCTCGTCCCCCGCCGAGGACGATCATGGACGGACCGCATCTCGACCGCGACACCTACCGCCGCCTGCGGGCCGGCGCGCTCGAGCCCGCGCGCGCGCGGGCGCTGGCGGAGCACCTCGAGCGGAGCTGCGACGCCTGCGAGGCGTTCCTCGCTGCGCTCCCCCCGGACGCGCTCGACGGCGCGGTGGACGCCGCCCTGGGCGCGCTCGCGCCCGCCCCGGCGGAGGAGGCCGGCGGCGACCTCGAGTTCGCCCGCGTGCGGCGCGCGCTCGGCGGCCGGTGGCGGCCCGGCCCGGCGCGGCTGGTGGCGATCGCGGCCGCCGTCGCGCTGGTGGCGGGGGTGGGGGTGCAGGTGGCGAGGCTCCGGGCGGTGCACGACCGCGCCTGGAGCGGCGAGAAGGGGGCGCCCTTCGGCGTGCCGGCACGCCTGCGCTTCGCGGTGGTGGAGGGGGCCGGGGAGGCGCCGCGGCTCGAGCGCGGCCGGAGCGGGGCGGTGCTGCCGCAGGCCGCCCGCCTCGCCTTTCGCGCCGAGGTGGGCGGCCCCACCTTCCTGGCGCTCGTCCACGCCGGGGGAGGGGAGCTCGAGGTGGTGTGGCGCGGCCGCGCCGAGCGCGCGGGCGCGCTCGACCTGGCGGAGGGCGGGCGCGCGGCGGCGTTCCCGCTGCAGGGCCTGGCGGGCGCGCAGCGGTTCTCGCTGGTCGCCTCGGCCCGACCGCTGGCGGACGCGGAGCTCGCCGCGGCCGCGCGCGCCGCCGCCGAGCCGGGCCCGGCGATGGCGGCCGTACCCGGTGAGCCGCTCTCGGTCGACGCCGTGGAGGTGACGGTGCGGTGACGCCGCGTTCCGCGGAGGAGAGGGGCCGCTCGAGCCCTGCCTGACCTCGCGAGCTGGCGGCGGTTCCGAGCGGGTGGCGGGGTGGCCCGCCGGCGTCGCTCCGGGCGACCTACCGGGTAGGTAGGGCGGCCGGCTCAGAAGCGCGCGGAGGCCGGGCAACGCAACGTGCCACGCCGGCACGGCGCACGAGGTCCTCGCTTCGGCGTGGCACCGGCGTTGCTGGCGGCAGTACGGCGGGCGGGAGTCTCACGCAGGTCGGCCTCCGCTCCTTCGGACGGCCACCCCGCCTCCCGCTGACGGGCGTTGCCGTCCGCAGGTCGGAGTGGGGGGCGCTGTCGGAGTCGCCGTCGCCGCCGCCGCCGTCGCCGCGGTCGAGGTCGCGGTCGAGGTCGCGATCGAGGTCGCGGTCGCGGTCGCGGTCGAGGTCGCGGTCGCGGTCGCGGTCGAGGTCGCGGTCGCGGTCGAGGTCGCGGTCGAGGTCGCGGTCGACGTTGCCCGACAGCGATCGCACGCCCGGCCAAGGAGCGACCGCTCGCCAGGACCCCAGCAGGGCGTGTGAGGGGCAGGCGCTCGCGGATATGGACCAATCCGGCCGACGAGCATGCTTCTCCCCGGGAACAGCGCGCGCCTTGCGATGGCGGCCCTGGCCGCGCTGGCGACCGCCTGCGCGAGCGCGCGCGGCGCCCCGGCGGACGGCGCGAAGGGGCGGCTCGTCCCGCTCGACGTCGCGCCCGAGCGGCTCGACGCGAGCTACGCCCCGCGCCGGCTGGCGCTGCTCATCGGCATCCAGCGGTTCGACGACGGGGCGTGGGCCACCCTCCGCTACCCCGAGAAGGACGCGCGCGACCTGGCCGAGGTGCTGCGCGATCCGGGGAAGGGGGCGTTCGACGCCGTGGAGGTCCTCGCCGCCGGGCCGAGCGGCGCCGACGTCCGGAGCGCGCTGGCGCGCCTCGCGGCGCAGGTGCGCGACGACCGCGACACGGTGGTGGTCTACGTCTCGTCGCACGGCACGCTCGCCCGGGACGCCCGCGGCGAGCTGCGCCGGTACCTGGTGACGCGCGAGACGCGCCTCGCCGACGTGGCGGCGACCGCGCTCCCGCTCGAGGA
Protein-coding sequences here:
- a CDS encoding ABC transporter ATP-binding protein: MLLSVEAVSRAFGGVRAVDGATFGLAAGEVHGLIGPNGAGKTTLLNIVSGLLRPTSGQIRLDGTRTDGLAPHRVAALGVTRTFQNIRLFPQLSALENVLVGEHLRRDAPLWRRMVFHPAAAREERAARERALALLERVRLADRAGERAGTLSYGEQRRVEIARALGAEPRVLLLDEPTAGMNPAEVEQVAGLIREVAKLGHSVLLVEHNVPLVSKVCDRVTVLNFGRVIADGTPAEVMRDPAVVDAYLGTRR
- a CDS encoding ABC transporter ATP-binding protein produces the protein MSEAGAPLLEVVDLQVAYGHVQAVRGISFTVPDRAVVTLIGPNGAGKSSTLGAIAGLLRPRGGTVRLAGRDVTGLPAHTAVAAGLVLVPEGRAILARMTIEENLVLAAESRPQALPPAERPAAIEAQYARFPVLGERRRALAGTLSGGEQQMLAIARGLLARPRLLMLDEPSMGLAPQLVDRIFDLVAEIHREGTTILLVEQNARTALAVSDHGYVLERGQIALSGPCSTLASDPRVQAAYLGGDVE
- a CDS encoding four helix bundle protein; amino-acid sequence: MAHLPNAVEVEALPFQSLDVYVAARELAALVHASRIADAELRDQATRAAKSVFLNLCEGLPSDSGPMRRKHFALANGSLHEVVGAVDLAHAIGALAAEPARRAQALAVRVKHMLRALAR
- a CDS encoding endonuclease MutS2, with protein sequence MNTSSQSSLTHLGWPEVVRALAGECRLPAGRRRAEALSFLASAAEVREALAQVEEARQLGEARLTLPLGMSGAPEEHVDRAGKGGVLEPAALRECASLVRAAARTRRFLEARAAQSQRLWAIAQGLSGDERLADRVERAIEPSGAVSDRASPELGALRDRVRGLHRALKQRVEELLADEGMQRHLRDRYFTIRDERYVLPILASSRSQVPGIVHNASQSGQTLFVEPEPMVDMGNELTIASAMAAEEEARILRELSEGVSRRAAELLADLEVLGRLDLLEAEARLAAELDAHAPEVCAPDAGFELLSLRHPLLVLQGKKVVASHVRLEAPRRALIVSGPNGGGKTVTITAVGLSACLLRAGLPIPAAQGSRLPFYAEVRAAIDERGDLARDLSTFTAHLTSVRDIAQGAGPRSLVLVDEIAADTDPREGAALATAILEDLLERRAQVLVTTHLDELKALALTDERFANARVGFDAERLAPTYQLHLGSPGSSSALEVAQRVGLAPSVVERARAALTGQGGALTQALRALEEERARLAAERRGAEEARAAAAAAEARARASEEAARRAEREAAARMGEALAEELEAARGEVARVLAELQAAPTLRKAGETQKQLDAWRATVAQASRAADAQARAGVEAEPGGELRKGARVRIVSLGQDAEVLEVSGDEALVRAGALKVRRPRADLLPLKGKAPAAPGFGKSRAEKLDAAEEARPAAVVLPDRRLDARGLRVDELLREVDRFLDRLYAEGAPEAVILHGHGTGALKQALREHLGASPYVASFGPGERHEGGDAVTAVKLRR
- a CDS encoding tetratricopeptide repeat protein translates to MDAARELALGREARRAGRLAEAREHLAAAADADPSAAEPRLDLAELLLDDGKELDAAGDLLRQSQLLHHDPARLARLCGALGELRGDDAYAVEAYQSALEVEPDLDLRLRRGLLLARLGRGPEAELELARVVADRPAERAARGALATLLERAGRRDAAEHQLAVMAALSPSEPAPVHDLLAFYRRRGESGHAAAVERWARALEGGQRKLRPLLPARR
- a CDS encoding glycosyltransferase family 4 protein gives rise to the protein MRVGIATEYYYPSIGGVQEHVHHFAREARRLGHSVKILTSAMPDLPAPEGEAAGPDVLRLARSRPLFGNGSFGRVSLGPRLARAVRETLARERFDVLHVHCPLTPVLPFVALHYADCPVVGTFHTHFRPGALFALTRRAQQRYLDRLDAAVAVSRACLRAFEGRLRADFRIIPNGVDVERFGRGRPLRRFADGRLNVLWVGRLEPRNGLEGLLAAFAALRAGAEARLLVVGDGPLRPRYEALVPEELREDVVFAGRLVEERPDWYASADVYCAPATIASFGVTLLEAMAAGKPILASDIDGFREVMTHGQEGELLPPGEPEAWARALLRLARDPARGAAYGEHGRRTVQRYAWPRVTSEVLGLYRSIGVAG
- a CDS encoding lysylphosphatidylglycerol synthase domain-containing protein codes for the protein MPWRKRLLLALAVAAGVALLAGGAAALARGHRAVGAALALAALAGGAAALQACWVRFDLTGASLRRGRRDLRQVALTFDDGPSADTPAVLEALDGAGVRATFFVLGEHALRHPELVREVARRGHLVALHGHRHRKLHLAGPRAVAEEVDLGRAAVRAAGVEPAPFFRAPHGFKGPWLQRALRRRGLTLVGWTRGVWDTELPGADAIAARAAARPRGGEILLLHDGCGTAGRDPRREQTAAALPELVRRWREAGFEFVTIDALAARREAPARGRLARLLGLAALAALVVLAGRNLDPAELRRALAAASPGLLAAAACANLAALALQAGRWLAVVHPVEPRARARDAFFALVAGYAVGLVVPARASDLARAHLMARRTGASMATLAATAVVDHLLGSVALFAVLGLMAALSGLPLWLRSAGTAAFAVAVGALAALWLLRPRGEAADAPSHGPRAMLARLRHGLTAVGRPRALLLSWGFALGGWGAEGLIGWLSLRAFGLPATMELALLVVLATTLSSAASVSPGNAGAFELACVLALSSAGVAREPALAFALGYHAVHLVPVALIGGGWLLAQGHRGSLAREPS